The proteins below come from a single Candidatus Eisenbacteria bacterium genomic window:
- the fabF gene encoding beta-ketoacyl-ACP synthase II, protein MYGNGRRRRVVVTGVGLVTPLGTGAETTWKGLIAGRSGVRPVSRFDASYLPVRIGGEVPDFEPLQWLEKKDLKKTDLVVQYALAAAQMAVAEAGLPVPFAHPARAGVIVGVGMGGVSSIEEAYGLFVRKEFRKVSPFFIPRIIPNMAAGHVAMRFGARGPNFATTSACSSGAHALGEAVRLIRDGTQDVMLAGGAEAPVTLIGVGGFAAMRALATSYNDDPTRASRPFDQDREGFVIAEGAGMLVLESLEHATARGARPLVEIAGYGANCDAYHMTQPAPEGVGAAECMALALEDAAIAPEAVGYVNAHGTSTPYNDEAETLAVKRVFGEHARRLAISSTKSMTGHLLGAAGAVEAGITVLALRDSVLPPTINLDHPDAACDLDYVPHTAREASVEVALSNSFGFGGTNVCLAFRRLS, encoded by the coding sequence TTGTACGGCAACGGCAGACGGCGCCGCGTCGTCGTGACGGGCGTCGGGCTGGTCACGCCCCTCGGGACCGGCGCCGAGACGACGTGGAAGGGGTTGATTGCCGGACGATCGGGCGTTCGCCCCGTGTCGCGCTTCGACGCTTCGTACCTGCCGGTGCGCATCGGCGGCGAGGTCCCGGACTTCGAGCCCCTGCAGTGGCTCGAGAAGAAGGACCTCAAGAAGACCGACCTGGTCGTCCAGTACGCGCTCGCGGCGGCGCAGATGGCGGTCGCCGAGGCCGGGCTGCCGGTGCCGTTCGCGCATCCGGCGCGCGCCGGCGTGATCGTCGGCGTCGGCATGGGCGGGGTGTCGAGCATCGAGGAGGCCTACGGCCTCTTCGTACGCAAGGAGTTCCGAAAGGTCTCGCCGTTTTTCATCCCGCGAATCATCCCGAACATGGCCGCTGGCCACGTGGCGATGCGCTTCGGGGCGCGCGGCCCGAACTTCGCCACGACGAGCGCCTGCTCGTCGGGCGCCCACGCGCTCGGCGAGGCCGTGCGTCTCATCCGCGACGGCACCCAGGACGTCATGCTCGCCGGCGGCGCCGAGGCGCCGGTGACGCTGATCGGCGTCGGCGGGTTCGCCGCCATGCGCGCCCTCGCGACCAGCTACAACGACGATCCGACGCGCGCGAGCCGCCCCTTCGACCAGGACCGCGAAGGCTTCGTCATCGCCGAGGGCGCCGGCATGCTCGTGCTGGAGTCGCTCGAGCACGCGACGGCGCGCGGCGCGCGGCCGCTGGTCGAGATCGCGGGCTACGGCGCGAACTGCGACGCCTATCACATGACCCAGCCCGCGCCCGAGGGCGTCGGCGCCGCCGAGTGCATGGCGCTCGCCCTCGAGGACGCCGCGATCGCGCCCGAGGCCGTCGGCTACGTGAACGCGCACGGCACGAGCACGCCGTACAATGACGAGGCGGAGACGCTGGCGGTGAAGCGCGTCTTCGGCGAGCATGCCCGGCGGCTCGCCATCAGCTCGACGAAGTCCATGACCGGCCACCTTCTCGGTGCGGCCGGCGCCGTCGAGGCCGGCATCACCGTGCTGGCGCTCCGCGACTCCGTCCTGCCGCCGACGATCAACCTCGACCATCCCGACGCCGCGTGCGACCTCGACTACGTCCCGCACACGGCGCGTGAAGCGTCGGTCGAGGTGGCGCTCTCCAACTCCTTCGGGTTCGGCGGGACGAACGTCTGCCTCGCGTT
- a CDS encoding energy-coupling factor transporter transmembrane component T, protein MTLSLYVPTPSPLHRLHPVTKLAGLVALVLAAFVVDAPAYLLPLGAIVGVLLVVADALPVVRRFRTLFVVVFVFTLVVWTFFFKTVFVPTRAGFEFGLSTAIRLDTFLATGLLFLATTRVEEIAYALGRLGVPYKIGFVLTLAFRLVPLFFDAAGTIVQAQRCRGLRMDEGGVIVRLRRFVPVIVPVFVGALRRADRMAMALELRGFNSGRPRTTYLRARPARRDLVAGLAALGVMVSYLALWAHGLGVLAR, encoded by the coding sequence GTGACGCTCTCGCTCTACGTGCCGACGCCGAGCCCGCTCCACCGATTGCATCCGGTGACGAAGCTCGCGGGGCTGGTCGCCCTCGTGCTGGCGGCCTTCGTCGTCGACGCGCCGGCGTACCTCCTGCCGCTCGGCGCGATCGTGGGCGTGCTGCTCGTCGTGGCGGATGCGCTGCCGGTGGTCCGCCGCTTCCGGACGCTGTTCGTGGTCGTGTTCGTGTTCACGCTCGTCGTGTGGACGTTCTTCTTCAAGACCGTGTTCGTGCCGACCCGCGCGGGCTTCGAGTTCGGCCTCTCGACCGCCATCCGGCTCGACACCTTCCTCGCGACCGGGCTCCTCTTCCTTGCCACCACGCGCGTGGAGGAGATCGCGTACGCCCTCGGACGGCTCGGCGTACCGTACAAGATCGGGTTCGTGCTGACGCTCGCCTTCCGCCTCGTGCCACTCTTCTTCGACGCGGCCGGGACGATCGTCCAGGCCCAGCGCTGCCGCGGGCTTCGCATGGACGAGGGCGGAGTGATCGTCCGCCTGCGCCGGTTCGTCCCCGTCATCGTTCCGGTGTTCGTGGGCGCGCTCCGTCGCGCCGATCGCATGGCGATGGCGCTCGAGCTGCGCGGTTTCAACTCGGGTCGCCCGCGGACGACGTATCTGCGGGCGCGCCCGGCGCGGCGCGATCTCGTCGCCGGTCTCGCCGCGCTCGGCGTGATGGTGAGCTACCTCGCGCTGTGGGCGCACGGGCTCGGCGTGCTCGCACGATGA
- a CDS encoding energy-coupling factor transporter ATPase, whose amino-acid sequence MSAGVETRALTCRYDGRERPALEDVSLRLGAGTLTLVMGATGAGKTTLASCLARIVPCFTPATVSGEVRLGDQLVSDRTVGDLAGTIGMVFQDFEAQLFSTDVTQEVVFGLEQMGVPPARMPERIAAALGAVGLTGFEGRDPTTLSGGEKQRLAIAGLLALEPDILVLDEPTTDLDPVGRREVLGVLDGATARGRTVVLVEHDTVAAERADLVVLLQSGRVIAAGPPALVLGDAKRCETAGVRPPDAARVFAALGLADPPLDVETAADRLRARRLVPVPPTAPDPPPRAREPLVRIEHVTHRYGDGREALRDVSLTVGRGDLLALVGRNGSGKTTLAKHMNGLLAPTDGRVLLAGTDIATLSLEGVAGRVGFVFQDPDHQLFAATVADEVAFGPRNLGLAADEVAARVDEALAAVGLADRSADPFLLDKGARQRLAVASVLAMRPETLVLDEPTTGLDHPEQVRMLELLRALNAAGRTIVIITHTPWVIAEYAERVVLLAQGRIGYDGPVRGFFADPALVAHASFRAPDVTRLGQAFGCTPLTVEELLAWMPRGGRS is encoded by the coding sequence GTGAGCGCGGGCGTCGAGACGCGCGCGCTCACGTGCCGCTACGACGGGCGGGAGCGTCCGGCGCTCGAGGACGTATCGCTGCGTCTCGGCGCGGGGACGCTCACCCTCGTCATGGGCGCGACGGGCGCCGGCAAGACCACCCTGGCGAGCTGCCTTGCCCGTATCGTGCCCTGCTTCACGCCGGCCACGGTGTCGGGCGAGGTGCGGCTCGGCGACCAGCTCGTCTCCGACCGGACCGTCGGCGATCTCGCGGGCACGATCGGCATGGTGTTCCAGGACTTCGAGGCGCAGCTCTTCTCGACCGACGTCACGCAGGAGGTCGTCTTCGGGCTCGAGCAGATGGGCGTGCCGCCTGCCCGGATGCCCGAGCGGATCGCCGCGGCGCTCGGCGCCGTCGGGCTCACGGGCTTCGAGGGGCGCGATCCGACGACCCTCTCGGGCGGCGAGAAGCAGCGGCTCGCGATCGCGGGGCTGCTGGCACTCGAGCCCGACATCCTGGTGCTCGACGAGCCGACGACGGATCTCGATCCCGTCGGGCGGCGCGAGGTGCTGGGCGTGCTCGACGGCGCGACTGCGCGCGGCCGCACCGTCGTCCTCGTCGAGCACGACACGGTTGCCGCCGAGCGGGCCGACCTCGTCGTGCTCCTGCAGTCGGGTCGGGTGATCGCGGCCGGTCCGCCCGCGCTCGTCCTCGGGGATGCGAAGCGATGCGAGACCGCCGGGGTTCGGCCGCCGGATGCGGCGCGCGTCTTCGCCGCGCTCGGTCTCGCCGATCCGCCGCTCGACGTCGAGACGGCCGCCGATCGCCTGCGGGCTCGCCGCCTCGTGCCAGTGCCGCCGACGGCTCCCGACCCACCGCCGCGCGCGCGCGAGCCGCTCGTGCGGATCGAGCACGTGACGCACCGCTACGGCGACGGACGCGAAGCCCTGCGCGACGTCAGCCTGACCGTCGGCCGCGGCGATCTCCTGGCGCTCGTCGGACGCAACGGATCGGGCAAGACGACCCTCGCGAAGCACATGAACGGGCTCCTCGCGCCCACGGACGGACGCGTCCTCCTGGCCGGGACCGACATCGCGACGCTCTCGCTCGAAGGCGTGGCCGGGCGCGTCGGTTTCGTCTTCCAGGATCCCGACCACCAGCTCTTCGCCGCCACCGTCGCCGACGAGGTCGCGTTCGGGCCCCGCAACCTCGGCCTCGCTGCGGACGAGGTCGCGGCCCGCGTCGACGAAGCGCTGGCCGCAGTCGGCCTGGCGGACCGGTCGGCCGATCCGTTCCTCCTCGACAAGGGCGCGCGGCAACGCCTCGCCGTCGCCTCGGTGCTCGCGATGCGCCCCGAGACCCTCGTCCTCGACGAGCCGACGACGGGCCTCGACCATCCCGAGCAGGTGCGGATGCTCGAGCTCCTGCGCGCACTCAACGCCGCCGGCCGCACGATCGTCATCATCACGCACACGCCCTGGGTGATCGCCGAGTACGCCGAGCGCGTCGTCCTCCTGGCGCAGGGCCGGATCGGCTACGACGGACCGGTGCGCGGGTTCTTCGCCGATCCGGCCCTCGTCGCGCACGCCTCGTTCCGTGCCCCCGACGTGACGCGGCTCGGACAGGCGTTCGGTTGCACGCCGCTCACGGTCGAGGAGCTCCTGGCCTGGATGCCACGCGGGGGACGCTCGTGA
- a CDS encoding QueT transporter family protein, with protein sequence MAGLFAMWRSTRMVVLTAICAALYAAILIPFKVVPLIPGVTEFRPANAVPIVCSFLFGPAGAWGAAFGNLIGDFFGGLGPGDLFGFVANLGYGLVPYAVWGAVTDAPPVGGGPVRWLGLLLVIALASTLCATIVGWGLHTLGFHPFTVLGPLVLANNLVAAAVLAPLLLGVLYPRIARARLLFRDLLPPRAPTSRARRALGVALVVAGTVGGFAAGELIGLGRWTPPWSVVHTTGGTAEMGLGLLPIIATAAVGLALL encoded by the coding sequence GTGGCCGGGCTCTTCGCGATGTGGCGCTCGACGCGCATGGTCGTGCTCACCGCGATCTGCGCGGCGCTCTACGCCGCCATCCTCATTCCCTTCAAGGTGGTTCCCCTGATCCCCGGGGTCACCGAGTTCCGGCCGGCCAACGCGGTGCCGATCGTGTGCTCCTTCCTGTTCGGGCCGGCGGGGGCGTGGGGCGCGGCGTTCGGCAACCTGATCGGCGACTTCTTCGGCGGTCTCGGGCCGGGCGACCTGTTCGGCTTCGTGGCGAACCTGGGCTACGGCCTCGTGCCGTACGCGGTCTGGGGCGCCGTGACGGACGCGCCGCCCGTCGGCGGCGGCCCCGTGCGCTGGCTCGGGCTCCTGCTCGTCATCGCGCTCGCGAGCACGCTCTGCGCGACGATCGTCGGCTGGGGTCTGCACACGCTCGGCTTCCATCCGTTCACGGTGCTGGGGCCGCTCGTGCTCGCGAACAACCTCGTCGCGGCGGCGGTCCTGGCGCCGCTCCTCCTGGGCGTCCTGTATCCGCGCATCGCGCGGGCGCGTCTGCTCTTCCGCGATCTGCTGCCGCCGCGCGCGCCGACGTCTCGCGCGCGCCGGGCGCTCGGCGTCGCGCTCGTCGTCGCCGGCACGGTCGGTGGGTTCGCCGCAGGCGAGCTCATCGGGCTCGGACGGTGGACGCCGCCGTGGTCGGTCGTGCACACGACGGGTGGGACGGCGGAGATGGGGCTCGGTCTCCTGCCCATCATCGCGACGGCGGCGGTGGGGCTCGCGCTCCTGTGA
- the bamD gene encoding outer membrane protein assembly factor BamD, translated as MSLRTLVVAVVLVAGALGCAGKKPTLPADELWTEANEAFEDEAYDYAVQKYKALLDQYPFDAHAEEAELKIAQAYYQADRYPEAIAAFGNFERMHPTSPFLPSVEYYRGLSYMAQYTTADRDQQAIKNALTSFHNIVDRFPNTPWAERANIRIRECREALARHEAEVATYYLRRKSIRAAESRLRGLLTEYPETDATADVLATFGAAYTDREETEGAKLAYETILQLRPQGPLGEEARKELGSDPPPTDEALPKLVAFIDSSRVRPDRVAVPKAVSAYPDTGNTTGQRY; from the coding sequence ATGTCGCTGCGTACCCTGGTGGTCGCCGTCGTGCTGGTCGCGGGCGCGCTCGGCTGCGCCGGCAAGAAGCCGACGCTTCCCGCCGACGAGCTGTGGACCGAGGCCAACGAGGCGTTCGAGGACGAGGCCTACGACTACGCCGTCCAGAAGTACAAGGCCCTCCTCGACCAGTATCCGTTCGACGCCCACGCCGAGGAGGCGGAGCTGAAGATCGCGCAAGCGTACTACCAGGCCGATCGTTACCCGGAGGCGATCGCCGCGTTCGGCAACTTCGAGCGCATGCACCCGACGAGTCCGTTCCTGCCGTCGGTCGAGTACTACCGCGGCCTCTCCTACATGGCGCAGTACACGACCGCCGATCGCGATCAGCAGGCGATCAAGAACGCGCTCACGTCGTTCCACAACATCGTCGACCGGTTCCCGAATACGCCCTGGGCCGAGCGTGCCAACATTCGCATTCGCGAGTGCCGCGAAGCGCTCGCACGGCACGAGGCCGAGGTCGCCACCTACTACCTGCGGCGCAAGAGCATCCGGGCGGCCGAGAGCCGGCTGCGGGGCCTGCTGACCGAATACCCCGAGACCGACGCGACCGCCGACGTGCTGGCGACGTTCGGCGCAGCGTACACGGACCGCGAGGAGACCGAGGGTGCGAAGCTCGCGTACGAGACGATCCTGCAGCTACGCCCGCAGGGCCCGCTCGGCGAGGAAGCCCGCAAGGAGCTCGGCAGCGACCCGCCTCCGACCGACGAGGCCCTACCAAAGCTGGTCGCGTTCATCGACAGCTCGCGCGTGCGTCCCGATCGCGTCGCCGTCCCCAAAGCCGTGTCGGCGTATCCCGACACGGGCAACACGACCGGCCAGCGCTACTGA
- a CDS encoding amidohydrolase family protein, which translates to MERGTTLYHGGRVLVMDGGTPPAEALVVRDGKVAAVGTASDMARVAGAGAVRVPVGGATIMPGLVDTHPHLIHFGAFAEPLVDLSDARDHDDIVARLARRAAGTPPGEWVMATPVGEPHYFLRRSWRDLPERMLPDRHVLDRATRDHPVWIQAWAPVIPNVCAFNSAGLAALGLGRETPARVENVWIEKDAGGEPTGRLTGSVNNYYTNDAFMNRLLRELPLLRPETVLPGARRAMAAYNRLGVTAVYEGHAMGHGEIGAYRALRAEGALTVRVLTALEAEAYGLPWTHGLSMAEFDEHLEEALAMTDRSDDWLRADGVTLSRGGPCWPGFLRMHEPYRGPYGEPTTGVTFVEPEKEERALGFCAARGLRLNFIGAGYRDHDDFLPRAEAVAARDPSIRERGWILQHAYLVTPEQARRYAALGFRVTTSMSFSWGKGDLFAERVGRHVWADLIPLRRLLDAGLVVGCGTDWGPKNVFEHVQLAETHRFCGSGHRNDGPAQKVTRAEALSMWTRDAARVLGWDGIGTLAPGSHADFIVVDRDPLACSLDDLPSTRVLRTVVAGRTVFEAS; encoded by the coding sequence ATGGAGCGGGGGACGACCCTCTACCACGGTGGCCGCGTGCTGGTGATGGACGGCGGGACGCCGCCGGCCGAGGCGCTCGTCGTGCGCGACGGGAAGGTCGCCGCCGTCGGGACGGCGTCCGACATGGCGCGCGTCGCGGGTGCCGGCGCCGTGCGCGTGCCGGTCGGCGGCGCGACCATCATGCCGGGCCTCGTCGACACGCATCCGCACCTGATCCACTTCGGCGCCTTCGCCGAGCCGCTGGTCGACCTCTCGGACGCGCGCGACCACGACGACATCGTCGCGCGCCTGGCCCGTCGCGCCGCCGGGACGCCGCCGGGCGAGTGGGTCATGGCGACGCCGGTCGGCGAGCCCCATTACTTCCTGCGTCGCTCGTGGCGCGACCTTCCCGAGCGCATGCTGCCCGACCGGCACGTCCTCGATCGCGCGACGCGCGACCACCCCGTGTGGATCCAGGCGTGGGCGCCCGTCATCCCCAACGTGTGCGCGTTCAACTCCGCGGGCCTCGCGGCGCTCGGCCTCGGGCGCGAGACGCCGGCTCGGGTCGAGAACGTGTGGATCGAGAAGGACGCGGGCGGCGAGCCGACCGGCCGCCTCACGGGCTCGGTCAACAACTACTACACGAACGACGCGTTCATGAACCGGCTGCTCCGCGAGCTCCCGCTCCTGCGACCGGAGACGGTGCTGCCCGGGGCGCGCCGCGCGATGGCGGCGTACAACCGTCTCGGCGTGACGGCGGTGTACGAGGGCCACGCGATGGGTCACGGCGAGATCGGGGCCTACCGCGCGCTACGCGCCGAGGGAGCGCTCACCGTTCGGGTGCTGACCGCGCTCGAGGCGGAGGCGTACGGGCTTCCCTGGACGCACGGGCTGTCGATGGCGGAGTTCGACGAGCACCTGGAGGAAGCGCTCGCCATGACCGACCGGAGCGACGACTGGCTACGCGCCGACGGCGTCACGCTCTCGCGCGGCGGCCCTTGCTGGCCCGGCTTCCTGCGCATGCACGAGCCCTACCGCGGTCCGTACGGCGAGCCGACCACGGGCGTCACGTTCGTCGAGCCGGAGAAGGAGGAGCGTGCGCTCGGGTTCTGCGCGGCGCGCGGGCTGCGACTCAACTTCATCGGCGCCGGCTACCGCGACCACGACGACTTCCTGCCGCGCGCCGAGGCGGTGGCGGCGCGCGATCCGTCGATACGCGAGCGCGGCTGGATCCTGCAGCACGCCTACCTCGTGACCCCGGAGCAGGCACGCCGCTACGCCGCGCTCGGCTTTCGCGTGACGACCAGCATGTCGTTCTCGTGGGGGAAGGGCGATCTCTTCGCCGAGCGCGTGGGGCGGCACGTCTGGGCGGATCTGATCCCGCTGCGCCGGCTGCTCGACGCCGGCCTCGTCGTCGGCTGCGGCACCGATTGGGGGCCGAAGAACGTCTTCGAGCACGTCCAGCTCGCCGAGACGCACCGATTCTGCGGCAGCGGCCATCGCAACGACGGCCCCGCGCAGAAGGTGACGCGCGCCGAGGCGCTCTCCATGTGGACCCGCGACGCCGCGCGCGTGCTCGGCTGGGACGGCATCGGCACGCTCGCCCCCGGCAGCCACGCCGACTTCATCGTCGTCGACCGCGACCCGCTCGCCTGCTCGCTCGACGACCTGCCGTCCACACGCGTTCTCCGCACCGTCGTCGCGGGACGGACGGTGTTCGAAGCTTCGTAG
- a CDS encoding SDR family oxidoreductase: MPTQTDWVAELARATDLLEAIVDDRSLLALLDLDLRTRLLTAAGRIARPDPVSRRRLARAFRRRERDEQRRTDGAVLERTGARALRRAAVYPTPRPGAAELPSPEPVSDELREARTCYVCKEEFRRVHFFYDSLCEPCAALNWRKRYQTADLRGRVALVTGARVKIGYHAAIMLLRAGARVIATTRFPRDAAQRYAREPDFAQWGERLAVYGVDLRHTPSVETFCREVISRFDRLDFIVNNACQTVRRPAGFYDHLLRTETEPIASRPMAEQRLLEGHERLGGTTGVAAPRALVDSVRASQVALLEEDLRRGHDIFPAGELDADLQQVDLRDRNSWRLALDEVSAVELLEVHLVNAVAPFVLNARLKALMLRERTYDKHIVNVSAMEGQFYRAFKTDKHPHTNMAKAALNMMTRTSAADYVKDGIHMNSVDTGWITDEDPAPVAERKRSEHGFVPPLDVVDGAARILDPIFSGFQTGEHVWGLFLKDYRPTRW, translated from the coding sequence GTGCCGACGCAGACCGACTGGGTCGCGGAGCTCGCGCGTGCGACCGACCTCCTCGAGGCGATCGTCGACGACCGGAGCCTCCTCGCGCTCTTGGATCTCGACCTGCGCACGCGATTGCTCACGGCAGCGGGCCGGATCGCGCGTCCCGATCCCGTTTCGCGACGCCGCCTCGCCCGCGCCTTCCGGCGCCGCGAGCGCGACGAGCAGCGCCGGACCGACGGGGCCGTCCTCGAGCGCACGGGCGCACGCGCGCTGCGACGGGCGGCGGTCTACCCGACGCCGCGGCCGGGCGCGGCGGAGCTCCCGTCGCCCGAGCCCGTGAGCGACGAGCTGCGCGAGGCGCGCACATGCTACGTCTGCAAGGAGGAGTTCCGGCGGGTGCACTTCTTCTACGACTCGCTCTGCGAGCCGTGCGCCGCTCTCAACTGGCGCAAGCGCTATCAGACGGCCGATCTCCGCGGCCGCGTGGCCCTCGTCACGGGCGCCCGCGTGAAGATCGGGTACCACGCGGCCATCATGCTGCTGCGCGCCGGCGCGCGGGTGATCGCGACCACGCGCTTTCCGCGCGATGCCGCGCAACGCTACGCGCGCGAGCCCGACTTCGCGCAGTGGGGTGAGCGCCTCGCCGTGTACGGCGTCGACCTCCGCCATACGCCGAGCGTCGAGACGTTCTGCCGCGAGGTGATCTCCCGCTTCGATCGCCTCGACTTCATCGTCAACAACGCGTGCCAGACCGTGCGGCGACCGGCCGGGTTCTACGATCATCTGCTGCGCACGGAGACCGAGCCGATCGCCTCCCGCCCCATGGCCGAGCAGCGCCTGCTGGAGGGGCACGAGCGGCTGGGCGGGACCACCGGGGTGGCGGCGCCCCGCGCGCTCGTCGACTCGGTGCGGGCGAGCCAGGTGGCGCTGCTCGAAGAGGACCTGCGACGCGGACACGACATCTTCCCCGCCGGTGAGCTCGACGCCGATCTCCAGCAGGTCGACCTCCGCGATCGCAACAGCTGGCGCCTGGCGCTCGACGAGGTGTCGGCGGTCGAGCTGCTGGAGGTGCACCTCGTGAACGCGGTCGCGCCGTTCGTCCTGAACGCGCGCCTGAAGGCGCTCATGCTGCGCGAGCGGACGTACGACAAGCACATCGTGAACGTGTCGGCGATGGAGGGGCAGTTCTACCGCGCGTTCAAGACCGACAAGCATCCGCACACGAACATGGCCAAGGCGGCCCTCAACATGATGACGCGGACGTCGGCCGCCGACTACGTCAAGGACGGCATCCACATGAACAGCGTCGACACCGGCTGGATCACCGACGAGGATCCTGCGCCCGTCGCGGAGCGCAAGCGCAGCGAGCACGGCTTCGTCCCGCCGCTCGACGTCGTCGACGGGGCGGCGCGCATCCTGGATCCCATCTTCTCGGGCTTCCAGACCGGCGAGCACGTCTGGGGCCTGTTCCTGAAGGACTACAGGCCGACGCGGTGGTGA
- a CDS encoding methyltransferase domain-containing protein → MSRAVVLACALLSLACSRQAAAPKTAGASDAARAVVSAPDRSEADRTLDAGRHPAELLTFARVGPGQHVAELGAGGGYTSELLARSVGPTGVVYGQNSPLILERFAEKPWSERLAKPVMRNVVRVDREFADPLPPEAHDLDAVLIVLFYHDTVWMGVDRAQMNRAVYRALRPGGLYVVVDHSGGAGSGATQTQTLHRIEESVVRDEVRAAGFQLAWEADFLRNPQDSRDWNASPRVAAERRGTSDRFVLGFVKPVS, encoded by the coding sequence ATGTCACGTGCGGTGGTGCTCGCCTGCGCGCTCCTCTCGCTCGCCTGCTCGCGCCAGGCGGCCGCGCCGAAGACGGCGGGCGCGTCCGACGCCGCGCGTGCCGTCGTTTCGGCGCCCGATCGATCGGAGGCCGACCGCACGCTCGATGCCGGACGCCACCCCGCCGAGCTGCTCACGTTCGCTCGCGTCGGACCGGGGCAGCACGTGGCTGAGCTCGGGGCGGGCGGCGGCTACACCAGCGAGCTGCTCGCGCGGTCGGTCGGGCCGACCGGCGTCGTCTACGGGCAGAACTCGCCTCTCATCCTCGAGCGGTTCGCGGAGAAGCCCTGGAGCGAGCGCCTCGCGAAGCCGGTCATGCGCAACGTCGTGCGGGTCGATCGCGAGTTCGCGGATCCCCTCCCGCCCGAGGCGCACGACCTCGACGCGGTGCTGATCGTCCTCTTCTACCACGACACCGTGTGGATGGGCGTCGACCGGGCGCAGATGAATCGCGCCGTCTACAGGGCGCTCCGGCCGGGCGGCCTCTACGTCGTCGTCGATCACAGCGGCGGCGCTGGTTCCGGCGCGACGCAGACCCAGACGCTCCACCGCATCGAGGAGTCGGTCGTGCGCGACGAGGTGCGCGCCGCCGGCTTCCAGCTCGCATGGGAAGCCGACTTCCTGCGCAATCCTCAGGACTCCCGCGACTGGAACGCCTCGCCGCGCGTCGCCGCCGAGCGCCGCGGGACGAGCGACCGGTTCGTGCTGGGATTCGTGAAGCCGGTGTCGTAG
- a CDS encoding sodium:calcium antiporter — MGHMVSLLLASGLALQWLVLRALGLHLPPGLEAFASGLAIFGAAFLLSWAAEVAQLDVPRGVALAGLAVIAVLPEYAVDLYLAWQAARDPAYVGYATANMTGANRLLIGVGWASLVFVLWARSRGASREIVLRPAQSAEILALLVATLYALVIPLKATLSLLDTVVLLAIFAWYTRTLLRQPVEAPHLVGPPLLIARLSAGRRRAVIVAMFLGSALAIFAAAEPFAESLITIGRSLAVPEYLLIQWLAPLASEAPEFIVAILFVLRGAATEGLSVLLSSKVNQWTLLVGALPLAYGISLGRLDPMPLTATQAREIFLTAAQSGLAVVMLASFALSVREGAMLFVLFSVQVATQLVPEIAPSLFANPREFEAQAGYAFACGYVVLSLAWLANRATRRGLASLVATRARVAEGGDAA; from the coding sequence ATGGGACACATGGTGTCACTGCTGCTGGCTTCGGGGCTCGCCCTGCAATGGCTCGTGCTGCGCGCGCTGGGGCTCCACCTGCCCCCGGGGCTGGAGGCGTTCGCCTCCGGGCTCGCCATCTTCGGCGCAGCGTTCCTGCTCTCGTGGGCCGCGGAGGTGGCGCAGCTCGACGTCCCGCGCGGCGTCGCGCTGGCCGGGCTCGCCGTCATCGCGGTGCTCCCCGAGTACGCGGTGGACCTCTATCTCGCCTGGCAGGCCGCGCGCGATCCCGCCTACGTCGGTTACGCGACCGCGAACATGACGGGCGCGAACCGCCTGCTGATCGGCGTCGGTTGGGCGTCGCTCGTCTTCGTCCTGTGGGCGCGGAGCCGGGGCGCGTCGCGCGAGATCGTCCTCCGTCCCGCGCAATCGGCCGAGATCCTGGCCCTGCTGGTCGCGACCCTCTACGCGCTCGTGATCCCACTCAAGGCGACGCTCTCGCTCCTCGACACCGTCGTCCTGCTCGCCATCTTCGCGTGGTACACCCGCACGCTGCTGCGCCAACCCGTCGAGGCGCCGCACCTGGTCGGCCCGCCGCTCCTGATCGCGCGGCTCTCGGCCGGACGCAGGCGTGCGGTCATCGTCGCCATGTTCCTCGGCTCGGCGCTCGCGATCTTCGCGGCGGCCGAGCCGTTCGCCGAATCGCTCATCACCATCGGCCGATCGCTGGCGGTGCCGGAGTATCTGCTCATCCAGTGGCTGGCGCCGCTCGCCTCCGAGGCGCCCGAGTTCATCGTGGCGATCCTCTTCGTGCTGCGCGGGGCCGCGACCGAGGGGTTGAGCGTGCTCCTGTCGTCGAAGGTGAACCAATGGACGCTGCTCGTGGGTGCGCTGCCGCTCGCCTACGGGATCTCGCTGGGGCGGCTGGATCCGATGCCGCTCACCGCGACGCAGGCGCGCGAGATCTTCCTCACTGCCGCGCAGTCGGGTCTGGCGGTCGTGATGCTCGCGTCGTTCGCCCTGTCGGTGCGGGAGGGCGCCATGCTCTTCGTCCTGTTCTCCGTGCAGGTGGCGACCCAGCTCGTCCCCGAGATCGCGCCGTCCCTGTTCGCGAACCCGCGCGAGTTCGAGGCCCAGGCCGGCTACGCCTTCGCCTGCGGCTACGTCGTGCTCTCGCTCGCCTGGCTCGCGAACCGCGCGACCCGGCGCGGGCTCGCGAGCCTCGTCGCCACGCGGGCGAGGGTTGCGGAAGGCGGAGATGCTGCATGA